In Drosophila bipectinata strain 14024-0381.07 chromosome 2R, DbipHiC1v2, whole genome shotgun sequence, one genomic interval encodes:
- the mim gene encoding mucin-2 isoform X1, whose product MDLSLERDSSALGSLFQQIINDMKNTSPLWEDFVAKAGKLHTCLRAAIQAIAAYLDAFQKIADAATNSRGASKEIGTALTRVCLRHKAVETRLKTFTTAIMDCLVQPLQERIEDWKRTVATIDKDHAKEYKRCRSELKKRSSDTLRLQKKARKGQTDGLQSLMDSHMQDVTLRRAELEEVEKKSLRAAMVEERLRYCSFVHMLQPVVHEECEVMSELGHLQEAMQSIALVTKDPSVLPQASEELIHDAKASINLYPESPGGGSGSQGGGCSNSLGSRKSSVCSISSINSSGSSNSPGHHHYPRSLSQFVTPAIRLKPGESSDSGFCSSPALTTQTSNATNQTANVSTWPPHTQDAVDSLPPTADRPHTISTAYEKGHQRPPLTVYTFQNPETIPESTTGLNNGQPPANGQPSSGQTTPATQKSPAASLSRPPLPVRCSSLERPLSAQSNHRQGSGSNLLQRQCPSPIPAHITKELSAAHHAQQQQHQQLQQQQQPQPTPPTYVNMSELANMAAMKLTNHQNQNQNQQQPPPLKQQSSIDSISSQHSNDSTGSHQLLQQQQQHQHMPQQPNHHSASATATRSHSISSTASSLHSHPSIDSTVACGSLVGQHNHSTSTNTNTTTTSPSSGCSTPQNHYSPLLTNSPTSTAAGTPSGSSIGTGAGLGFVYQVSSPTPPSSEVLKITEQGTGSGQASVNTDGEEETDERSRASVLQKASMFEKAAAAAAVSPPAPAPVAAPTASVVGPAGGRRSEAEQQEMDKSFEDSIQALNNLIGELDSFQREIDEGKGKQMMMMTSNNNMSTMTTTSSSSSSTDNNNTPAGNTSTIEPCAISNQTHSSGCGTDISDTTSDELGGDESAEARRRDRDRDRDRDLLGASDSELSRCYVSETSSLTGGMTAGGYENPTFAHFVAASAGREEAGPGDSVSLASDSLCLGQTRHAYVDTCSDNGSGVVVIYDHQIPITPDIEFVKQNSEIVLLRTKDPQPQALQLHEMRELQQLPTNLAGTPDSSPDGQAPPQPSTATVAPAKQRLSSFRATSEQQLQLLGRGSPQRGKTATTEQAQDQHPPPPPPQQQPVDPVKRQLPPKPTSLSLFSGPAPSLAPGDKPLVPRKSDFKADLDAKIRRQKQKVQQQLQQQSPPQQQAPSSATQPQQQQHSPPPPPPQLQSPPNRNCNVTNKPAANVTASASASGSKLNQIHRNPSQNQTAASSNHPNKQYKTPPAACPAYSSSSTSLPSLPLSVSTTSSSANSPPSMLPASARPVHTPPHVHSNANANATANAPANPQSPASAHANVKPCITPRPASLSGGAGGGGGSTRIARRSSINQAKPPPPVRRSSSVTPSPNASVGLKQPQQPEHLHLHHHHQQLSSSSEHLPPPPAFLLDSMPQSPPPAAMPSSALKVSETVRALAALRHQPASPVALRRMQQQQQHQQQQQQQQQQPFLQPMHPSPSNDDLSYEVYYDSYLDLHAYAPSQQQQYHQQQQQHQQHLMYLQQQQQAPQPPVYQAPPPVDATFRTSSPAAGGGGGIYAQPKLVNSMSSFRTSSPSPNGHAHPLPPTQPKANPNLIAQLNARLNSKQQHQPQHQQHEGIYGNQHQQQQQQPGGDSIYMRGGLSMSQTPQQQHFDGKSEQQMQHQQHRIYASYGTSSSQVATSVSASVSVSVTGNSSGSNAQPSILTPTSSSSFNALPHFPLSSSTSSLLSKVSSFSNASSSPPTAGGSANNSHYQPPQPPTASSGGTDYGSYSSSFTKNSAAAQMSNMRQVHPHQHQPQQQHYTCPPPLEDPPPPPIYSAGSSATMPKKMARPHAGHAPHASAYAAASATATLPKNIMQQQQQQRLLQQQQAQQQQHQQQQYQQPTGMGNGNGHGHVSHRPQLPLPQQKMRAAQQQQQHLAEQQQQHQPPIPSRHSSVQQKIFVSTNPFIQTTAVKFHSPSASPICGSPGSGSGSMASIYATTARGSHQQHQQQQQQQQHYYRDAAGGNSNGGAGYYNHNAHGHAHAHSNAHAHAHANAHAHAQAHHANYATSTNIEKTGSIRAKTKAEFLENLNAKLAKQGMSGRAFAVRNLINSKALMYQNPQSLSRPSAQYRRPPTYPNTSNTINTINTCDDDQC is encoded by the exons AACACCTCACCATTGTGGGAGGATTTTGTGGCCAAGGCGGGTAAACTCCATACATGCCTGAG GGCCGCCATCCAGGCAATCGCCGCCTATTTGGATGCCTTCCAAAAGATAGCAGATGCGGCGACCAATTCAAGAG GCGCTTCAAAGGAGATCGGCACCGCCCTGACCCGAGTCTGCCTGCGCCACAAGGCGGTGGAGACGCGCCTAAAGACCTTCACCACGGCCATCATGGATTGCCTGGTGCAGCCGCTGCAGGAGAGGATCGAGGACTGGAAGCGGACAGTGGCCACCATCGACAAGGACCATGCCAAAGAGTACAAGCGGTGCCGGAGCGAGCTGAAGAAGCGCTCCAGCGACACGCTGCGCCTCCAGAAGAAGGCCAGGAAGGGCCAGACGGACGGCCTCCAGTCCCTGATGGACTCGCACATGCAGGACGTTACACTCCGGCGGGCCGAGCTGGAGGAGGTGGAGAAGAAGTCCCTGAGGGCGGCCATGGTGGAGGAGAGGCTGCGATATTGCAGCTTCGTTCACATGCTCCAGCCGGTGGTGCACGAGGAGTGCGAGGTCATGTCCGAACTGGGTCACCTCCAG GAGGCGATGCAGTCAATAGCTCTGGTCACCAAGGACCCCAGTGTCCTGCCCCAGGCCTCCGAGGAGCTCATCCACGATGCCAAGGCCAGCATTAACCTGTACCCCGAGTCCCCGGGTGGCGGTTCGGGCTCCCAGGGCGGTGGCTGCTCCAATTCGCTGGGTTCCCGTAAGAGCTCCGTCTGCTccatcagcagcatcaacaGTAGCGGGTCCAGCAATTCGCCGGGCCACCACCACTATCCGCGTTCCCTGTCGCAG tttgtaaCGCCCGCCATTCGCTTGAAACCTGGTGAATCCAGTGATAGTGGCTTTTGCTCATCGCCAGCGCTAACAACACag ACATCGAATGCCACCAACCAGACGGCGAACGTGTCCACCTGGCCGCCGCACACCCAGGACGCTGTGGACAGCCTGCCGCCCACCGCCGACCGGCCGCACACCATTTCGACGGCCTACGAGAAGGGTCACCAGCGCCCGCCGCTGACCGTCTATACGTTCCAGAACCCGGAGACCATACCCGAGTCCACCACTGGCCTCAACAATGGACAGCCGCCAGCCAATGGACAGCCATCCTCGGGCCAGACCACTCCGGCTACCCAGAAGTCTCCGGCTGCCTCCCTCAGCCGGCCACCGCTGCCAGTT CGCTGCTCGTCGTTGGAGCGCCCGCTATCGGCCCAGAGCAACCATCGCCAGGGAAGCGGAAGCAACCTGCTGCAACGGCAGTGCCCCTCACCGATTCCAGCTCATATCACGAAAG AGCTGTCCGCCGCGCATCatgcccagcagcagcagcaccaacagctccagcaacagcagcagccacagccgACACCGCCCACCTACGTCAACATGTCCGAGTTGGCCAACATGGCGGCCATGAAACTGACCAACCACCAGaatcagaaccagaaccagcagcagccgccTCCTTTGAAGCAACAGAGCTCCATCGACTCGATCAGCTCCCAGCATTCCAATGACTCCACCGGTTCGCATCAACTgctccaacagcagcagcagcaccagcacatGCCACAGCAGCCAAACCATCACTCCGCCTCTGCCACAGCCACTCGCTCCCATTCCATATCCTCGACGGCCTCGTCGCTGCACTCGCATCCGTCCATTGACTCGACGGTAGCTTGCGGCTCCCTGGTGGGCCAGCACAACCACAGCACCAGCACCAACACGAACACGACCACCACCTCGCCGTCCAGTGGCTGCTCCACGCCCCAGAACCACTACTCGCCCTTGCTAACCAACTCCCCCACGTCCACTGCCGCAGGTACACCCAGTGGCAGCAGCATCGGCACGGGAGCCGGCCTGGGATTCGTCTATCAGGTCAGCTCCCCCACTCCGCCCTCCAGCGAGGTGCTGAAGATCACCGAGCAGGGTACCGGGTCTGGCCAGGCCTCTGTAAACACCGATGGGGAGGAGGAGACTGACGAGCGATCGCGGGCCTCCGTCCTGCAGAAGGCATCGATGTTTGAGAAGGCGGCAGCTGCGGCTGCCGTGTCGCCACCAGCTCCGGCACCAGTCGCCGCACCAACAGCATCAGTTGTTGGCCCGGCCGGAGGACGTCGCTCCGAGGCGGAGCAGCAGGAAATGG ACAAGTCTTTCGAAGATTCAATCCAAGcactaaataatttaattggcgAACTAGACTCGTTCCAACGCGAGATCGATGAGGGCAAGGGCAAgcagatgatgatgatgaccagcaacaacaatatgtCCACCATGACGACGACGAGCAgttccagcagcagcaccgacaacaacaacaccccCGCCGGCAACACCAGCACCATCGAGCCGTGTGCCATCAGCAATCAGACGCACTCGAGCGGCTGCGGCACGGACATCTCGGACACCACCTCCGACGAGCTGGGCGGCGACGAGAGTGCGGAGGCGCGGCGACGGGACAGGGATCGTGACCGGGACCGGGACCTGCTGGGAGCCAGCGATTCGGAGCTGAGTCGTTGCTATGTGAGCGAGACGAGTTCGCTGACCGGCGGGATGACGGCCGGCGGCTACGAGAATCCCACGTTTGCGCACTTTGTGGCGGCCAGTGCCGGTCGAGAGGAGGCAGGTCCGGGCGACAGTGTCTCCCTGGCGTCGGACAGCCTGTGCCTGGGGCAGACGCGCCACGCCTACGTGGACACCTGCAGCGACAACGGCAGTGGTGTGGTGGTCATCTACGACCACCAGATTCCCATTACGCCGGACATCGAGTTTGTGAAGCAGAACTCGGAGATAGTGCTGCTGCGCACCAAGGATCCCCAGCCGCAGGCGCTGCAGCTGCACGAGATGCGCGAGTTGCAGCAGCTGCCGACGAACCTGGCTGGGACGCCGGACTCCTCGCCGGACGGTCAGGCGCCGCCGCAGCCGTCCACAGCAACCGTGGCGCCCGCCAAGCAGCGACTCTCCTCCTTCCGCGCCACCAGcgagcagcagctgcagctcctTGGACGCGGCAGCCCCCAAAGAGGTAAAACAGCCACCACTGAGCAGGCACAGGACCAgcacccaccaccaccaccaccccagCAGCAGCCAGTAGATCCTGTCAAGCGCCAGCTGCCGCCCAAGCCGACCAGCCTGAGCCTTTTCAGTGGCCCAGCGCCCAGCCTGGCGCCTGGCGACAAGCCCCTGGTGCCTCGAAAGTCAGACTTTAAGGCCGACCTTGATGCCAAGATCCGCAGACAGAAGCAGAAAGTCCAACAGCAATTGCAGCAGCAATCGCCGCCTCAGCAGCAAGCTCCTTCCTCCGCCACACaaccgcaacaacaacaacactcaccaccgccaccaccaccacaactaCAGTCGCCCCCAAACCGAAACTGTAATGTCACTAATAAGCCAGCCGCCAATGTTACTGCATCCGCATCTGCATCTGGGTCGAAACTGAACCAAATTCATAGAAATCCAAGCCAAAATCAGACAGCTGCATCATCCAATCATCCAAATAAGCAATATAAGACGCCCCCCGCCGCCTGCCCGGCATACTCATCTTCATCGACATCGCTACCATCATTGCCATTATCAGTCAGCACCACCTCATCATCAGCCAACTCTCCGCCATCGATGTTGCCCGCCAGTGCCCGACCAGTCCATACGCCACCACATGTACACTCCAATGCCAATGCCAATGCCACTGCCAATGCCCCAGCCAATCCTCAAAGCCCGGCTAGTGCCCATGCCAATGTCAAGCCGTGCATTACGCCCAGGCCGGCTTCGTTGTCGG gaggagcaggaggtgGCGGTGGATCCACGCGCATCGCCCGCCGTTCGTCCATCAACCAGGCCAAGCCACCGCCGCCAGTCAGACGCAGCTCATCGGTGACCCCCAGTCCCAATGCCTCGGTTGGG CTGAAGCAACCGCAGCAGCCAGAGCACCTGCAcctgcaccaccaccatcagcAGCTAAGCAGCTCCAGCGAGCACTTGCCACCGCCGCCAGCTTTCCTGCTGGACTCCATGCCGCAAAGCCCGCCACCAGCTGCCATGCCCAGCTCGGCGCTGAAGGTTTCAGAGACGGTGCGAGCCCTGGCGGCCCTGCGCCATCAGCCGGCCTCTCCGGTGGCTTTGAGACgcatgcagcagcagcagcaacatcagcaacaacagcagcagcagcaacaacagcctTTCTTACAG CCCATGCACCCATCCCCCTCGAACGACGATCTAAGCTACGAAGTCTACTACGACTCCTACCTGGATCTGCACGCCTATGCTCCCtcccagcaacagcagtatcaccagcagcagcagcagcatcagcaacacCTCATGTatctgcaacagcaacagcaggcaCCACAGCCGCCTGTGTACCAAGCTCCGCCGCCCGTCGATGCC ACGTTCCGCACCTCATCACCTGCCGCTGGCGGAGGAGGTGGCATTTACGCCCAGCCCAAGCTGGTCAACAGCATGTCCAGCTTCCGCACCAGTAGTCCCAGTCCCAACGGACACGCTCACCCACTGCCACCGACCCAGCCGAAGGCGAACCCGAATCTGATAGCACAGCTCAATGCACGACTCAACAGCAAGCAACAGCACCAGccccagcaccagcaacaCGAGGGAATCTACGGCAaccagcatcagcagcagcaacagcaacctgGAGGCGATTCGATTTATATGCGAGGAGGTTTGTCCATGTCGCAAACGCCTCAGCAGCAACACTTTGACGGTAAATCTGAGCAGCAAATGCAACATCAACAGCATAGAATTTACGCTAGTTATGGCACCTCATCGTCACAAGTCGCCACATCAGTCTCAGCCTCAGTATCAGTATCAGTCACTGGCAACTCATCGGGCAGCAATGCCCAGCCGTCCATTCTAACACcgacctcctcctcctcgttcAACGCCCTGCCCCACTTTCCCCTGTCCTCATCCACATCATCGTTGCTATCCAAAGTCAGTTCATTCTCAAACGCCTCATCCTCGCCGCCAACGGCCGGCGGGTCGGCCAACAATTCGCATTACCAGCCACCCCAGCCGCCCACAGCGTCATCGGGTGGCACAGATTACGGCTCGTACTCAAGTTCGTTTACCAAAAATTCAGCAGCTGCCCAAATGTCGAACATGCGACAAGTCCATCCCCACCAGCAtcagccacagcagcagcactacACATGCCCGCCTCCGTTGGAGGATCCTCCGCCGCCGCCCATTTACTCCGCCGGCTCTTCGGCCACGATGCCCAAGAAGATGGCCCGCCCCCATGCCGGCCATGCGCCGCATGCGAGCGCCTATGCAGCTGCCTCGGCCACGGCCACGCTGCCCAAGAACAtaatgcaacagcagcaacagcaacgtctgctgcagcaacaacaggcgcagcagcagcagcatcagcagcagcaataccAACAGCCAACAGGCATGGGCAATGGGAATGGTCACGGGCATGTAAGTCACCGTCCGCAGTTGCCGCTGCCCCAGCAGAAGATGCGGGctgcccagcagcagcagcaacacttggcggagcagcaacagcagcaccagccGCCCATTCCGTCGCGCCATTCAAGTGTCCAGCAAAAGATATTCGTTTCGACGAATCCATTTATACAAACAACGGCAGTCAAGTTTCACTCGCCATCCGCCTCGCCAATTTGCGGCTCACCGGGATCTGGATCTGGGTCCATGGCCAGCATTTATGCCACAACAGCACGAGGCAGTcaccagcaacatcagcagcagcagcagcaacaacagcattACTATCGCGATGCTGCTGGGGGCAATAGCAATGGCGGTGCTGGATACTACAACCACAATGCCCATGGGCATGCCCACGCCCACTCGAAcgcccatgcccatgcccatgccaatgcccatgcccatgcccagGCACATCATGCAA ACTATGCCACAAGCACAAATATCGAAAAGACTGGCAGCATTCGGGCCAAGACCAAGGCCGAATTCCTCGAGAATCTCAACGCGAAACTGGCCAAGCAGGGAATGTCTGGACGAGCATTCGCCGTGCGCAATCTCATCAACAGCAAGGCCCTG ATGTACCAAAATCCGCAATCTTTATCGCGACCCAGTGCGCAGTATCGTAGACCACCCACCTATCCCAACACCAGCAATACCATCAACACCATCAACACCTGCGATGACGACCAGTGCTAA